TGAAAAAAAGAGCAGCCTTTGGCTAAGACACCGAGCCTTGGGCCAGGTATAACCTAAGACACTCAATCCATCGGAATCACCTCAAGCACCGATGGCTTAACGCACTGGAGTTGGTTGCAAATGTCGCTGATCATCACTGTCATACACATCATGGTTTCCGTGGCCCTCGTTTTTGTGGTCTTGCTGCAAAAAGGCAGTGGCGCCGACATGGGCTCCGCTTTCGGCGGGAGTTCCCAATCCGTTTTTGGCGCTCAGGGCTCTGGAAGCTTTCTGGGCAAGCTGACTGCCGGTTTGGCTACGATCTTTATGATTACCAGTCTCACTCTGGCCTTTTTCACCACCCAGGAAAGTGCGGGCATCTCCATTATGAGCGAGCCGGTGGTTGAGCAGAGCCAACCTGCTGATGATATGCCGACTCCCCCATCAGCTCCCCTTGCTCCAACAGCTCCGGCTGCTCCAGCCGCTCCTTCCATACCCGCACCGGTGGAAATGCCTTCGGAGGGAGATGACTCCATTCCTTCCGTGCCCAAAGCGGGTGGATGAGAAGAGCCTGACGAAATAAGAAGGGCA
This is a stretch of genomic DNA from Magnetococcales bacterium. It encodes these proteins:
- the secG gene encoding preprotein translocase subunit SecG → MSLIITVIHIMVSVALVFVVLLQKGSGADMGSAFGGSSQSVFGAQGSGSFLGKLTAGLATIFMITSLTLAFFTTQESAGISIMSEPVVEQSQPADDMPTPPSAPLAPTAPAAPAAPSIPAPVEMPSEGDDSIPSVPKAGG